A region from the Sander vitreus isolate 19-12246 chromosome 1, sanVit1, whole genome shotgun sequence genome encodes:
- the cops2 gene encoding COP9 signalosome complex subunit 2 isoform X2 produces the protein MSDMEDDFMCDDEEDYDLEYSEDSNSEPNVDLENQYYNSKALKEDDPKAALSSFQKVLELEGEKGEWGFKALKQMIKINFKLTNFPEMMNRYKQLLTYIRSAVTRNYSEKSINSILDYISTSKQMDLLQEFYETTLEALKDAKNDRLWFKTNTKLGKLYLEREEYGKLQKILRQLHQSCQTDDGEDDLKKGTQLLEIYALEIQMYTAQKNNKKLKALYEQSLHIKSAIPHPLIMGVIRECGGKMHLREGEFEKAHTDFFEAFKNYDESGSPRRTTCLKYLVLANMLMKSGINPFDSQEAKPYKNDPEILAMTNLVSAYQNNDITEFEKILKTNHSNIMDDPFIREHIEELLRNIRTQVLIKLIKPYTRIHIPFISKELNIDVCDVESLLVQCILDNTIHGRIDQVNQLLELDYQKRGGARYTALDKWTNQLNSLNQAIVSKLT, from the exons ATGTCTGACATGGAGGACGATTTCATGTGCGACGATGAAGAAGATTACGACCTG GAATACTCAGAGGACAGTAACTCGGAGCCAAATGTGGACCTGGAGAACCAGTACTACAACTCCAAAGCCTTGAAGGAGGATGATCCCAAAGCAGCACTCAGCAGTTTCCAGAAG GTATTGGAACtagaaggagagaaaggagaatgGGGATTCAAAGCACTAAAACAGATGATCAAAATCAACTTCAAGCTG ACAAACTTTCCCGAGATGATGAACAGGTACAAACAGCTCCTTACATACATCAGAAGTGCTGTCACCAGGAACTACTCAGAGAAGTCCATCAACTCCATTCTGGACTATATCTCCACCTCCAAACAG ATGGACTTACTACAGGAGTTCTACGAAACCACATTGGAGGCTTTGAAAGATGCAAAAAACGACAGACTGTGGTTTAAAACTAAcacaaag TTGGGGAAGCTGTACTTGGAGAGAGAAGAGTATGGGAAACTGCAAAAGATCCTTAGGCAACTTCACCAGTCATGTCAA ACAGATGATGGAGAGGATGACCTGAAGAAAGGCACACAGCTGTTGGAGATCTATGCTCTGGAGATCCAGATGTAcacagcacaaaaaaacaacaagaaattGAAAGCCCTGTATGAGCAGTCACTTCACATTAAATCTGCCATTCCTCACCCGCTCATAATGGGAGTTATTAGAG AGTGTGGTGGAAAGATGCATTTGAGAGAGGGTGAGTTTGAGAAAGCGCACACAGACTTCTTTGAGGCCTTTAAAAACTACGATGAGTCTGGCAGCCCAAGAAGGACGACATGCCTGAAGTACCTGGTCCTAGCCAACATGCTGATGAAGTCGGGAATAAACCCTTTTGACTCACAAGAG GCCAAACCATACAAAAATGACCCAGAGATCCTAGCAATGACAAACTTAGTAAG CGCCTACCAGAACAATGACATCACTGAATTTGAGAAAATCTTGAAAACAAATCACAGTAACATAATGGACGACCCCTTCATTAGAGAGCACATAGAGG AGCTCCTGCGGAACATTAGAACTCAAGTACTTATCAAACTCATCAAACCGTACACGAGAATACACATCCCTTTCATTTCTAAG GAGCTGAACATCGATGTGTGTGATGTGGAGAGTTTGCTGGTGCAGTGCATCTTGGATAA cACAATCCACGGCCGAATTGACCAAGTCAACCAGCTACTAGAACTGGACTACCAGAAGAGAGGAGGGGCTCGCTACACAGCTTTAGACAAATGGACAAATCAGCTGAACTCTCTCAACCAAGCCATTGTTAGCAAGCTCACATGA
- the cops2 gene encoding COP9 signalosome complex subunit 2 isoform X1, whose protein sequence is MSDMEDDFMCDDEEDYDLVSEYSEDSNSEPNVDLENQYYNSKALKEDDPKAALSSFQKVLELEGEKGEWGFKALKQMIKINFKLTNFPEMMNRYKQLLTYIRSAVTRNYSEKSINSILDYISTSKQMDLLQEFYETTLEALKDAKNDRLWFKTNTKLGKLYLEREEYGKLQKILRQLHQSCQTDDGEDDLKKGTQLLEIYALEIQMYTAQKNNKKLKALYEQSLHIKSAIPHPLIMGVIRECGGKMHLREGEFEKAHTDFFEAFKNYDESGSPRRTTCLKYLVLANMLMKSGINPFDSQEAKPYKNDPEILAMTNLVSAYQNNDITEFEKILKTNHSNIMDDPFIREHIEELLRNIRTQVLIKLIKPYTRIHIPFISKELNIDVCDVESLLVQCILDNTIHGRIDQVNQLLELDYQKRGGARYTALDKWTNQLNSLNQAIVSKLT, encoded by the exons ATGTCTGACATGGAGGACGATTTCATGTGCGACGATGAAGAAGATTACGACCTGGTATCT GAATACTCAGAGGACAGTAACTCGGAGCCAAATGTGGACCTGGAGAACCAGTACTACAACTCCAAAGCCTTGAAGGAGGATGATCCCAAAGCAGCACTCAGCAGTTTCCAGAAG GTATTGGAACtagaaggagagaaaggagaatgGGGATTCAAAGCACTAAAACAGATGATCAAAATCAACTTCAAGCTG ACAAACTTTCCCGAGATGATGAACAGGTACAAACAGCTCCTTACATACATCAGAAGTGCTGTCACCAGGAACTACTCAGAGAAGTCCATCAACTCCATTCTGGACTATATCTCCACCTCCAAACAG ATGGACTTACTACAGGAGTTCTACGAAACCACATTGGAGGCTTTGAAAGATGCAAAAAACGACAGACTGTGGTTTAAAACTAAcacaaag TTGGGGAAGCTGTACTTGGAGAGAGAAGAGTATGGGAAACTGCAAAAGATCCTTAGGCAACTTCACCAGTCATGTCAA ACAGATGATGGAGAGGATGACCTGAAGAAAGGCACACAGCTGTTGGAGATCTATGCTCTGGAGATCCAGATGTAcacagcacaaaaaaacaacaagaaattGAAAGCCCTGTATGAGCAGTCACTTCACATTAAATCTGCCATTCCTCACCCGCTCATAATGGGAGTTATTAGAG AGTGTGGTGGAAAGATGCATTTGAGAGAGGGTGAGTTTGAGAAAGCGCACACAGACTTCTTTGAGGCCTTTAAAAACTACGATGAGTCTGGCAGCCCAAGAAGGACGACATGCCTGAAGTACCTGGTCCTAGCCAACATGCTGATGAAGTCGGGAATAAACCCTTTTGACTCACAAGAG GCCAAACCATACAAAAATGACCCAGAGATCCTAGCAATGACAAACTTAGTAAG CGCCTACCAGAACAATGACATCACTGAATTTGAGAAAATCTTGAAAACAAATCACAGTAACATAATGGACGACCCCTTCATTAGAGAGCACATAGAGG AGCTCCTGCGGAACATTAGAACTCAAGTACTTATCAAACTCATCAAACCGTACACGAGAATACACATCCCTTTCATTTCTAAG GAGCTGAACATCGATGTGTGTGATGTGGAGAGTTTGCTGGTGCAGTGCATCTTGGATAA cACAATCCACGGCCGAATTGACCAAGTCAACCAGCTACTAGAACTGGACTACCAGAAGAGAGGAGGGGCTCGCTACACAGCTTTAGACAAATGGACAAATCAGCTGAACTCTCTCAACCAAGCCATTGTTAGCAAGCTCACATGA